One window of Streptomyces sp. FIT100 genomic DNA carries:
- the pth gene encoding aminoacyl-tRNA hydrolase, whose product MTTDATAPWLVVGLGNPGPGYAGNRHNVGFMVADLLAERMGGSFKRAAKAQAQVLEGRIGSPGPSSRRVVLAKPMSYMNLSGGPVVALRDFYKVPTANIVAIHDELDIDYGVLRLKLGGGDNGHNGLKSMTKAMGADYHRLRFGIGRPPGRMQVADFVLKDFSAAERKELDYFVDRAADAVECLATEGLERAQSAYNS is encoded by the coding sequence ATGACGACGGACGCGACGGCCCCCTGGCTCGTGGTGGGGCTGGGGAACCCCGGGCCGGGTTACGCCGGGAACCGCCACAATGTCGGGTTCATGGTGGCGGACCTGCTCGCCGAGCGGATGGGCGGCTCGTTCAAGCGGGCGGCCAAGGCGCAGGCGCAGGTCCTGGAGGGCAGGATCGGCTCTCCGGGGCCCTCGAGCCGGCGGGTGGTGCTGGCGAAGCCGATGTCGTACATGAACCTGTCGGGCGGGCCGGTCGTGGCGCTGCGGGACTTCTACAAGGTGCCGACAGCGAACATCGTGGCGATCCATGACGAGCTGGACATCGACTACGGCGTACTGCGGCTGAAGCTCGGCGGCGGCGACAACGGCCACAACGGGCTGAAGTCGATGACGAAGGCGATGGGTGCGGACTACCACCGGCTGCGGTTCGGCATCGGGCGTCCGCCGGGCCGGATGCAGGTGGCGGACTTCGTGCTGAAGGACTTCTCGGCGGCGGAGCGCAAGGAGCTGGACTACTTCGTGGACCGCGCGGCGGACGCGGTGGAGTGTCTGGCGACGGAAGGGCTGGAGCGCGCGCAGAGTGCGTACAACTCCTGA
- the glmU gene encoding bifunctional UDP-N-acetylglucosamine diphosphorylase/glucosamine-1-phosphate N-acetyltransferase GlmU — protein sequence MSVNRPAAVVVLAAGEGTRMKSKTPKVLHEIAGRSLVGHVVSAARELEPEELVVVVGHASEQVREHLAAHYAGTRTAYQAEQNGTGHAVRMALEELGRTPDGTVVVVCGDTPLLSGETLTALAATHAADGNAVTVLTAEVPDSTGYGRIVRDAASGAVTAIVEHKDATEAEREIKEINSGVFAFDGQLLADALGKVRTDNSQGEEYLTDVLGILREAGHRVGASVAGDHREILGINNRVQLAEARRLLNERLLERAMTAGVTVVDPASVIVDVTVTFERDAVIHPGTQLLGATHIAEDAEVGPNTRLRDTTVGRGARVDNTVADSATIGDSASVGPYAYLRPGTSLGPKAKAGTYVEMKNATIGEGTKVPHLSYVGDATIGDYTNIGAASVFVNYDGEAKHHTTIGSHCKTGSDNMFVAPVTVGDGAYTAAGSVITKDVPPGSLAVARGQQRNIEGWVARKRPGSAAAQAAAEAVKQFNDEG from the coding sequence GTGAGCGTCAACCGCCCGGCCGCCGTCGTCGTCCTCGCCGCGGGTGAGGGCACCCGCATGAAGTCGAAGACCCCCAAGGTCCTCCATGAGATCGCCGGGCGCTCGCTCGTCGGCCACGTCGTCTCCGCCGCGCGCGAGCTGGAGCCCGAGGAGCTCGTGGTCGTCGTCGGGCACGCGAGCGAGCAGGTCAGGGAGCACCTCGCCGCGCATTACGCCGGCACGCGCACCGCGTACCAGGCCGAGCAGAACGGCACGGGGCACGCCGTGCGGATGGCGCTGGAGGAGCTGGGGCGGACGCCGGACGGCACCGTGGTCGTCGTGTGCGGTGACACCCCGCTGCTGTCCGGCGAGACGCTGACCGCGCTGGCCGCGACGCACGCCGCCGACGGCAACGCCGTGACCGTGCTGACCGCCGAGGTCCCCGACTCGACCGGGTACGGGCGGATCGTGCGCGACGCGGCGTCCGGTGCGGTGACCGCGATCGTGGAGCACAAGGACGCGACCGAGGCCGAGCGGGAGATCAAGGAGATCAACTCGGGGGTGTTCGCGTTCGACGGGCAGCTGCTCGCGGACGCGCTCGGCAAGGTCCGTACGGACAACAGCCAGGGCGAGGAGTACCTCACGGACGTCCTCGGGATCCTGCGTGAGGCGGGGCACCGGGTGGGCGCGTCCGTCGCCGGCGACCACCGGGAGATCCTGGGCATCAACAACCGTGTGCAGCTCGCGGAGGCGCGGCGGCTGCTGAACGAGCGGCTGCTGGAGCGGGCGATGACGGCCGGTGTGACGGTGGTGGACCCGGCGTCGGTCATCGTCGACGTGACGGTGACGTTCGAGCGCGACGCGGTGATCCACCCGGGTACGCAGCTGCTGGGCGCGACGCACATCGCGGAGGACGCCGAGGTCGGCCCGAACACCCGGCTGCGGGACACGACGGTCGGCCGGGGCGCCCGGGTGGACAACACGGTGGCCGACAGCGCCACCATCGGCGACTCGGCGTCCGTCGGACCGTACGCGTACCTGCGTCCGGGCACGAGCCTCGGCCCGAAGGCCAAGGCCGGTACGTACGTGGAGATGAAGAACGCGACGATCGGCGAGGGCACGAAGGTGCCGCACCTCTCCTATGTGGGGGACGCGACGATCGGCGACTACACGAACATCGGTGCGGCGAGCGTCTTCGTGAACTACGACGGCGAGGCGAAGCACCACACGACGATCGGGTCCCACTGCAAGACGGGTTCCGACAATATGTTTGTTGCACCGGTCACAGTGGGGGACGGCGCCTACACGGCGGCGGGCTCGGTGATCACGAAGGACGTACCGCCCGGCTCGCTCGCCGTCGCACGCGGCCAGCAGCGCAATATCGAGGGCTGGGTGGCTCGTAAGCGTCCGGGGAGCGCGGCGGCCCAGGCCGCCGCGGAGGCGGTCAAGCAGTTCAACGACGAAGGCTGA
- a CDS encoding 50S ribosomal protein L25/general stress protein Ctc: MSEVKLATETRTEFGKGAARRIRRESKVPGVLYGHGVDPIHITLPGHELLLALRTPNVLLALEIGGKKELAIPKAVQRDPLKGFLEHVDLLLVKRGEKVSVEVPVHAEGELAPGGNLLEHVLNALPVEAEATHIPESFTVSVEGLEAGASVLAKDITLPNGVTLAVEEDAVVLQVLAAQAEEPAAEGEEAVEGEEAPAAEA; the protein is encoded by the coding sequence ATGTCCGAGGTGAAGCTCGCCACCGAGACCCGCACCGAGTTCGGCAAGGGCGCCGCGCGTCGCATCCGCCGCGAGAGCAAGGTCCCGGGCGTTCTGTACGGCCACGGCGTCGACCCGATCCACATCACGCTGCCGGGCCACGAGCTGCTGCTGGCTCTGCGTACCCCGAACGTCCTGCTGGCGCTGGAGATCGGGGGCAAGAAGGAGCTCGCGATCCCGAAGGCGGTGCAGCGCGACCCGCTGAAGGGCTTCCTGGAGCACGTCGACCTGCTGCTCGTGAAGCGCGGCGAGAAGGTCAGCGTCGAGGTCCCGGTCCACGCCGAGGGTGAGCTGGCCCCGGGTGGCAACCTGCTGGAGCACGTCCTGAACGCGCTGCCGGTCGAGGCCGAGGCCACCCACATCCCCGAGTCGTTCACCGTCTCCGTCGAGGGCCTGGAGGCCGGCGCCTCCGTCCTCGCCAAGGACATCACCCTGCCGAACGGCGTCACGCTGGCCGTCGAGGAGGACGCCGTCGTCCTCCAGGTCCTGGCCGCGCAGGCCGAGGAGCCGGCCGCCGAGGGCGAAGAGGCCGTCGAGGGCGAAGAGGCCCCCGCCGCCGAGGCCTGA
- a CDS encoding ribose-phosphate diphosphokinase — MTGIKTTGEKKLMLFSGRAHPELAEEVAAQLGVGLVPTKAFDFANGEIYVRFQESARGADCFLIQSHTAPINKWIMEQLIMLDALKRASARSITVIVPFYGYARQDKKHRGREPISARLVADLMKTAGADRILTVDLHTDQIQGFFDGPVDHLFALPLLADYVGAKVDRSKLTVVSPDAGRVRVADRWCDRLDAPLAIVHKRRDKDVANQVTVHEVVGNVEGRVCVLVDDMIDTGGTICAAADALFAHGAEDVIVTATHGVLSGPAADRLKNSKVSEFVFTNTLPDPNNLELDKITVLSIAPTIARAVREVFEDGSVTSLFEEQ; from the coding sequence GTGACCGGGATCAAGACGACCGGCGAGAAGAAGCTGATGCTCTTCTCCGGCCGCGCCCACCCCGAGCTGGCCGAGGAGGTCGCCGCCCAGCTGGGTGTCGGCCTGGTGCCGACCAAGGCGTTCGACTTCGCCAACGGCGAGATCTATGTCCGTTTCCAGGAGTCCGCGCGCGGCGCGGACTGCTTTCTGATCCAGAGCCACACGGCGCCCATCAACAAGTGGATCATGGAACAGCTCATCATGCTGGATGCTCTGAAGCGGGCCTCGGCCCGGAGCATCACCGTGATCGTTCCGTTCTACGGCTACGCCCGCCAGGACAAGAAGCACCGCGGCCGTGAGCCGATCTCGGCCCGTCTGGTGGCGGACCTGATGAAGACGGCGGGTGCGGACCGGATCCTCACCGTCGATCTGCACACGGACCAGATCCAGGGCTTCTTCGACGGCCCGGTCGACCACCTGTTCGCGCTGCCGCTCCTCGCGGACTACGTGGGCGCGAAGGTCGACCGTTCGAAGCTGACGGTCGTCTCCCCCGACGCGGGCCGGGTGCGCGTGGCCGACCGCTGGTGCGACCGCCTGGACGCCCCGCTGGCGATCGTGCACAAGCGCCGGGACAAGGACGTGGCGAACCAGGTCACCGTCCACGAGGTCGTCGGCAATGTCGAGGGCCGGGTCTGCGTCCTGGTCGACGACATGATCGACACCGGCGGCACCATCTGCGCGGCGGCGGACGCACTGTTCGCGCACGGCGCGGAGGACGTCATCGTGACGGCGACGCACGGTGTGCTGTCCGGTCCCGCGGCGGACCGGCTGAAGAACTCCAAGGTGAGCGAGTTCGTGTTCACGAACACGCTGCCGGACCCGAACAACCTGGAGCTCGACAAGATCACGGTCCTGTCGATCGCTCCGACGATCGCGCGCGCGGTGCGCGAGGTCTTCGAGGACGGTTCGGTGACGAGCCTCTTCGAGGAGCAGTGA